A stretch of DNA from Anopheles nili chromosome 2, idAnoNiliSN_F5_01, whole genome shotgun sequence:
CCGCGAAGCTAGCGTGCGAAAGGTTCATTTGTCTCCATTAGGACCTCCCTGCTTCGTAGAACAACAGGGTCTGGATTCGGAATCTTCGTTCGTTAACTGTTATGGTGGCCACAAGGCGATCTCGCGCAGCTAACAGCGCAAACGAACTTCGTGACTGTGGGCAAATTTGCGGGCGTGGATGATGGCGTTGGGGATGCCAGCGGCTCTACTTGATGGTTCCAAATGGTGCCATAAATCCGGTAATTTAATACCAATCGGTGTAAAGATCTGACGCGAGGGGTGAATTGAAACCTCTCGTGGCGAGTTGATCGAGTGTAAATGGATTATCGTTATGGGTGTTTATACTTCTTCCGTGCCCTCGAGAGATTTATGCGCAGTCTAGAATTCGAAGTGATTAGCTCAAAGCTAAGCGCAACAGCACATATTCTATTGCCTCCGACTCCATCGTCAGGAACGGAAAAGACTATACAAGCTTTCCGAGAAATTAGCCACCGTTCGAGACCAccagcctttttttctcgcgcacaTTAACGGCTTTTATAtgatggtgctgtttttcctcTGGCAGGAGTGATAAAATGCGCATAGCTAATAAAGTTATTCACAAGCATTGATGAGCACACAATTTTCGGCCACACCAAGGATGTCGGAACGAGCTTCGGCCgaattcgtttatttatttgctcctTCTTTGTATTTTCGTCGTTAGCGCCACGTCATGATTAGCGTAGACTAGGAAGTAGCGGGCCCAGTATCGAGAGCGAGACCCATCTTCAGGAGCTTGGTAAATAATGGACATCTGAGGGCTCTACCGAACTTCTTCGTCTTCGACACCGAGTCGACCACACACCAGCGTCACACCGAGAAGACAACAAAGTTCCGAGCTTTCGGCGGAGGCGTTAACGGCGGTCGGCGAGGGGGCTGAAACACCGTGCCGGGCACAATGGCGTTTTCTCATTGCCATGGCATCGGCTGCTGGCTGGTACTGCGCCAGCTGGTCGGGCATCATTTGGGCGAAAAGCAGCAAAcctgaacaaacaaacaaccacactCGTCCATCGGCGTCCTCGGTGGAGGCGGCAGTTAATGCTTTCCGCAACCGCATCCGATGGCAACGAAGACGAAGTGACAGTGGCTAAACAATGCGTAGGGTTGTGCGAGTCGAGCTGCGAACTGTTTTGACAATCGAAGGAGGCTGAGAGGGCGATAGAAGGCAGCCAACCTAAGTCCGGTACGTCCTCTGAAGGCTCACGACGGCTCCGGAAGGTGCATGTGCTTTACTGTGGGAGAAAAAGTGAAGATGACGCTTTATCGACGAAAAACGACGATAGCCTAAAGGGCAGCATAACCACCAAGTGACATAAAACATGTCGAAAACATCCAGACTAGTGGTCGTTTGTGAGCAAAGCGAGTATTTCACCATTCTCACCATGGTTACGCGAGAACAGTATTAGGGCGATCGTGAGATTGGAGTTAAAGTATCGAACCATTCTATCAAAAAGTTCAATTAGTAAATGTCCAAAAGTGTCACCATAACAAGAGCGCTGTTGAACGGAGTGTGTCGGTTTATATTTTGCGAATAGTTGTACGAACGAAAGTTCAGTTTGAACACTGCATCGATGCTCAGCCCAAAAATGCAACGTTCTGTGCGTGTAAACGAAAACCAGCTGATTATGCTGTCCGATCGCGCGCAGTATGATCACTCAATGGTAAGTCGTCATGAACAGAGGCTCAACATATCAGCAACTTAACCCCAAACATTCACCATATCAACCCTCGTTAGCAGTATAGttcatttaaattcaaactGAGAAAAGTATTACTAAGCGTACCGTTGTACGGCCATTTTTCGACACGAGTATGGTGCTCTCGACAGGATAATGGCTTGGTGGTGATGTTTCACCAGCATGTGGCTCATATTTGCATTGGCACAAACATCATACGAAAGTATagttcattttcaaaaaaaactttgctaCCACCGTGGGTCGAGTGCGGCCGGAGAGAACTCTGAAAACTTTTCTCATAACACTAACTCACCAGTTGCCGggtgaaaacatattttcctctAATTGAGCATCGTCGTCCTTGTACGATCGCATCCTTGTAACTATAGCTGGTCCCATGTGCTTGCCGCCCGTTCCTAACGGTGAGTTGAGGCAATATCAATTTAGAGTACGACGTGTTTACCCTAGAGAGTggatgatacaaaaaaaaacagattgaAACGGAAACCCGTAAGAAAAAGGCAAATTGTGCTTCAATGGATTTGGgaaacagttaaaaaaaaggatgcgttTTGGCTAATAGTGTGTTTGGAAATAGTATTCCAACTTTGTTTTCACTTGAGTTAAAAAATTTTGTCGCAAAAGTCACACAAAGTTACAAACAAATGTTCAATGTTTACAATCCATACGGTAAGGtattgtaattaattttatctctttttcaGCATGGACATTTACACAAACGCACTTCCGATAATAATAAATGGCAGATGCGATGGTTCGTGCTCTACCAGGTGAGTAAAGTATTTTCGACCTGAAAAGCGCTGTGACTGAAAATCACTCGATGGATGTAATGTCCTACGTGTATTTTAATAATGCAAactgtgtttcttttcgcaGAATTTACTGTTTTACTATGAATCGGAACAATCATCGCGGCCTTCCGGACTCATATTCCTGGAAGGCTGCTACTGTGAGCGGCTTGTTTCAGCCCCCTCGATATCAGGACCCCCTATATCAACTAACACCGGCCAAGCTCCCAAAATTATAAAGGAAGAGAAATTGCAGGTATGTGTACCAAGTGCTATAAATTCTAGCGTAAAGTCCCATAGTAAACAGTGTTGGCATTGAAACGTTGCCAAAATCGCGTTTGCGTAACGCACACTGATATGACTGTCCTACACCCAAACGAGGACAGTCGCTTTTATTGAGCacattgctttcgttttccgtttccggctTGGTTCCAAGGCTTTGCTGGAAGACTAACTAGTACCAGCTGTGTGTATGTAATCCTTCCCGGTTATCCTGTCGTAGTAAGCGACGATTCGTATCTTGCTCAGCAATCCGTGGTTGATGTGAAAGCAGCGGAGGCGAATGTAAGGACAAgagattggaagaaaaattaatatatGAGACCAATTTATCACAGCCGCATTTTATTGCCTCCACGTGAGatattcgtttcgttttatgaTACGCCGCATCGTTGATCGCGCAGAAATGTGTGACAATCATTGTTAGGCGCACTTATTCAGTGCGCGTCGCTCGGCAGGTGTTAGGTTACACTTTAtataaatgaaacataaaccGAACGCTCTGGAGACCATCTGTGGGGTACGAATATGTTTTGCTaggcgaaaataaatcaacgtgtacaacataaaaagaaaataaattcctaATTTTCCTAAGTCCTGCACGAAGGACTAAGCAATCCCTCGTTGAAGTATACATTTTGACAGGCGTACAACTGACTGGAAATTCAAGCATCTCTTTATTAAAATACCTACATGAATACATTTAGGCGAACAAAATTAAGGGAATTATATACTTCTTTTCGACCTATATAACGGACCTTTTCGAAGATGGAACAATTAAGACGCGCGAAGAAATGATCAACAAAACATTCAGATAAAGTTCACTACGAACCTGCGTCACTTGGGGTGAGCGGCGTGCCAGACATTTATAAGTTCTTTTTAATAACTTGCAATAGACAAATCAGAAACATTGAAAAACGTAACaaacaactttcaatgttgtttttctgcgtgagccgtttttttctacaagaaaaaaacatcttattttcttttcctggaCAAGAGGGAAAACTCCATCGAACAAGGGTCTGACGTGCGAAACGGAAAGAAGTGACAACCCAAAGCCAGCCCACGTTCCGAAGCTAGATATAGTCGTTAAAATCGAAAACTTTTTCCTCTTAAGGTTACCTCGtgaatagaaataaaaattcatcgtTCATTTGGGGACGCATCGGTTGTTGTGCTTGTGTTTTTCTGCCAAGGGGATTGATTAGTTCCGTAAAAGCAAGAAAGTCAtgggaataattttttttgtgtttttcatctcGTATCAGAAGCGAATGAATGTAAATGATAGCAAATGAATTGCAAAAGGCAATCGTTTGCTAAATCTTCTGTGTTCCTCTCAATCTGAaatttggtttcaatttcaccTATTATGTTCTCCTTCATCATGATTAATTCGTAATCCTTATGAGTTGAACGGCTTCGACGAATACGGAGATTATGTTTTCAATTCATGAAGAGCGTCTGCTTCAAAAGATAAGGCATTTCCAATAGTATCAATATAAGATACTTCATTAAGCGTAATTCAGATTGACTGTGATCAGAGATCAGTGAAGCACACatttatttcaaatcaatAGTTAAAGTAAGTATTATGTGTTCtacagaaaaacaaatccttcTAAAAGTgttgttaaacagaaaagacaatctttaaaaaaaatgattctttTACGATATCTGGAAAAGTAATGAGTTTCAAATTGAAACTTGTTTAGCTGCAAAACATGGAAAGTTTGAGCTGTCTAGTGAAGCATATTAGCTTCTTAGAGGTTTAGATGTtatatttgtgtatttttgaCCATCATAACATGATTTGAGTAAGGAAATTGCCTCACCTCATAAAAAGcagacttgtttgcatttttgacTATACGCAAGAATGACTTCGGGCGAAAACAGTTTCAAGATGGTTGCAACCTGGGTAAAGCTAACTGGCAGGCACGATACCTGAGACGAGTGAAATGTTACAGTGGATACGTTTCCTTGCTTTATGGACACATTGAGTTAAGGCCCAACACATTTTACGTAAAATTGTTTTGCTCAAAATCTTGTTCTCTTCAGCGTGAATGATGAAAGTGAGTTTTCCTGCTCTTGCGTTTATAAGTATGTTAGCGCCAGAagaatttaatcaaattcGCTCACATCTTCCAAATTACAAATATGTTGCATAAACAACAGTGCTCAAAGTGCTTAAAAATTAATCTACTCACCCTCTTGCTACTCGGCAGCTTACTGACCAGAATTCTCAATGAACTATGGTTTGTAAATTTACGCCTGGGACTTTCACGTGCCTTAGATAGTGTTCCTGCTGGATAAATTTTGCAACGCACCTTCTTTTTCCCAGTCAAATTCGTGAAGAACGAGATCCCTGTTAGAGAACGTTATTGTATTTTTACTGCTTTATTATCTGACCGGCACACGTGGTCTCACGAAGAGGTCGAGTTGGTTATTTCCTGGATCTCCCAAATGCCGCGGTGCTAACTGTTGAGAATGGTTGGTCGAGAGTGGCAAGCCTGTATGATActgctttttcgtttcttttttgccatGGTCATCTGTGTAGAACAGTGCGATTTCCTCAGGGTATGCATGCCAACAAATGAGTGCAAACAGCGCGATATGGTACGGTAGTTGCCGTCCTAAAAACCTATGGAAAATTTGATTACAATTCATCTTGTACGTGGGTTCTGTGGCACCAGCACACTTTCTTCGTAGCGTGGCATGTACACCGAGCGAAAAGGAAAGCTTTGTATGCTCCGATGAATGCGGTGTATTTATAGATTCATAAATCTGATCTGCACAAGGCGCACCCGTTTCTACAGGTGTAATATATCATTTTAAGGTTCGATGCTCGTGTTCGAGACATACAATCGAACTAAGGATTCTCGTTTAACCCCAAACAATAGCACATTGATTTACAGCATCGTTCAAGGTACAGTAACCAAGAAGtcaaatgtttaatttattttagctAATGtgcgattgaaaaaaatcaattatgcTAATCTTGTTGTACATGACAAGAGGATGATAATTCTTTGAATAAAATTGCCATCATTTATtgttatgtatttatataacatatatgtatatgttgAGTGGTTTAACTATGATTTCAGTAATTATTTGGTTGGCTTACTATACTGATGGTTTAAAttcttgcttgtttttttcagCATTGCTTCACTATTTGCTATCGTCGAGAAAACCAGAGACAGTATGAATTACGCGCTGCTACCGAATCAGAGTGCTCAGCCTGGATCATCGCTATTCGAGAGGCGAGGTAAGCGTTTGAGAGATGAGCTGTTTTCATTGGCCTGTATTCCACCCCACTGATCGACCTAATATAGAGGGGCCTGCTAAAGTGTGCTTGCTTAGGCTAACATGGCTACGGAATAACTTTACATGTTTAATGAGCTCCTTTCTTGCCATTAAAGGCACGGCAATAAATCCGCCTGTCGACTCTTACTCTCCCATTGTACGTGTCCCCATAGATGAGAACGTTTcttagtttaatttttcaccacaTCCCATGCATATTCATGAGAGTGCGGGAAGCCGAGTGCAGAGCGCTCTCACCTCCAAGCGCCCCTCAGctgattgcattttaattagtACACTTGTCGGCTTTGAAAGCGCTCTCTGGTTAGGTGCACTTGCGACCTCACTCCAGCTGAGGGGTAGCTTCTGGGTCTCCTTCCAACTCCTTCCGTGTAACATTGGCTCATATATTCCTGTGCATCTTCGACCTCTTATTCGCCATGCCCACACGCGCCCTTGAATAAACACCGCCAGCTTCAACAAACTGCTGCTTCAGAAGGAAGAACTCGAACAGAAGCATGTCCATCTGTTGCAAGTGGTTGAAAGTGAGAAGACTGCCAAATGGCAGTACACACAGCAGTGCGAGGAACTGGCGTCGGAAATACGAAAGCTTCGAACCgaggtgagtgtgtgtgtgtatgtgtgtgtgtgctgatgTGCGTGTTTGTATACTGAACGAGGGGTCACTGGAGGGTCGCGCAAGGGAAGCAAAAGGTTATTAATCGCCCTTAGTTTTTGCTTGACTTTCGCTTCCCTCCACTTCAGCGACGCCGACCGGAAGCTTTTCCGGAAGCATTCTGTGGTTTCTGGGCGGGAGCAGGTTCGCTGGCTTGACAGCCAACAACCGACAGCGGTTGGGGGCGAGAGAGCGAGGGCTTGTTTGCACGATGAGGGCGAGCACACTTAAGAACTAATTATTGTTTTGACTTTCCTCGTTTCCGGTGTTGGCGCGTGTCGACATTCAATCGTCGTTCCACGATATTTCCTACGGCCGCCATTTCCGGTTCCTGTTGGGCAGATTTGTGTGCTCAGGAAGGAGACACGTTCCAGCTACTCGGCCACGCCAGTCGGACGAGGCAGCTTCAGTGTGCCGGGTGACTCGCAGGATGACCACGGATCGTTGCCGGGCCTGTGCGCCTCGGTACAGGACTCGATAGAGCTGCGCAAAATAAAGAAGGTGCAGAGTTTCTTCCGCGGCTGGTTGTGCAGACGACGCTGGAAGCAGATCGTCGAGGAGTACATTCGCTCGCCGCACGCGGAAAGCATGCGCAAACGCAACCACCTCGTGTTTAGCATGGTCGAGGCCGAGGAAGAGTACCTGGAGCAGCTAGAGGTGTTGGTGGCGTGCTTCTTGCGCCCGTTCAAAATGGCCGCTAGCTCGAAGCGGCCGCCCTGTTCGCACGAGGATGTCAACTCGATCTTTCTTAACTCGGAAACCGTCCTGTTCCTGCATCAGATTTTTCTCAAGGGATTGACCTCACGACTGGAGTCATGGCCGACGCTAGTGCTTGGTAAGACTGCTTCTACTCCGTGATGAAGGAGAGAATTTGGAACGTTTTTCTGTCTTCCCTGTCTATCGCGCTCCATGCGGCCTGCCCAAATGCACACATTTCCATCTGCCCATTCATCATGTTGTATAAAATTAGCTTTAATTTTCCGAATACATTTCTAGGCGATTTGTTCGACATGCTACTGCCGATGCTCAGCATCTACCAGGAGTACGTCCGCAATCATCATTACAGCCTACAGGTTCTTACCGAGTGCAAAAGCAACACCAACTTCGCCACGGTACTGAAGCGCCTGGAGGCGAAACCGTCCTGTCAGGGGCGCAGCCTGGAAACGTTTCTAACATACCCGATGCATCAAATTCCGCGCTATATCATAACGCTCCACGAGCTGCTGGCACACACGCCTCACGACCACGTGGAGCGCAAAAGTCTGCAGAACGCTCGGCAACAGCTCGAAGACCTTTCGCGGCAGATGCACGACGAGGtgtcggaaacggaaaacctGCGCAAGAACCTCGCGGTGGAACGAATGATAGTCGAAGGTTGCGACATCCTGCTCGACGTAAACCAAGTTTTTGTACGGCAAGGTACGGTTACATGCTTTTGCAAGCGAATCAGAAAGCTTTCACGAGCGCGAAAAGCTGATGCTGTAAGTCCTGTTTATGCTGGCAATTTTCTCTTGCAGGAAGCCTTGTACAAGTGCCACCGGGGCGTGGACGAATACGCAGTCGCTTGGCGTCCTTTAAAAGCGAGCGCGATGCCGTTCGGCAATGCTTTCTCTTTTCAAACCACATGATTATAGCAACAAGGTAAGAAGCGTGGTGGAGCTTCAGGAgtgcttgaaatatttcatcaaacgagcaaaacaaaattttattcgaaatgaaatatttcaacgacATGGAGTTTTCGAACATAACAAtctttttgatttcttttcaaCTGACGGTCAACTTTTTTACTAGATTattttgaatataaaaaagaaaataatcatCATTGCATGGAAAAACGATTTCAGGACCTCTGGCGGACGCTTGCACCTACTGCCGGATGTAGGAAAAATCCCTCTGGCCGACGCTACTTTGGTTGAGGATCCGAGCGAAGTACAGCACGACGATGAAGACGCTTCGGTTTGTTCTACGTCGACCCGTGGTAGCACGCTGAGCGTCACGGAGTCAGTTAATGCCGGAAACAgagattttaaaatatttgttgaATCAAAGTCGGGCGCCCGCCACGGAATACATTTGGTTGCACCTACGATACAGGATAAGGAAGCATGGATAAGTGACATTTCGCAGTGTCTGGATAACATCCACATGCACTCGCTGCTCTCGCCAGGCATCGGAGGGTCCTCGGGAGGTAAGCAGCAAAATCGATGCGAAAGACAATTAAGCGTATCGGAGCCTGTCGGATGTCTGTGTGCTTGCAGCCTGGTTGATTCCTGATCCGATCTTTTTCTTATTCTCTCTTCCTCCTGCGTACTGTAAATCACTTCTCCTCGATGGGATGTTCTGGATGTTCTTCCGTTGTGTTCTTTCGCATTGCATGCTCCATGTAACCCCCTCCGTCCTATTGGTTGGTGAATTCCGGTTATGATACCCTCAGCATCTCTTCTTGCAGGACATCAGGCGCTGCGAGCGGATCCCCGCCTGTTCAAGGATGACGTCGATATACGTTTCTCAAGGACTTTGAACTCGTGCAAGTTGCCTCAGGTGCGCTACGCCACCCCGGATCGCTTGCTCCAGCGCCTAACCGACCTGAGGTTCTTGTCGATAGATTTTTTGAACACGTTTCTCCTCACGTACCGAGTGTTTACTGATGGAGAAACGGTGTTAAACGCACTGAAGAGCGTTTTTTACGATCCCCCGGTGGAGCCCTCGTGTGATTGCGAGCATCAAACGGATTTTCTGGAGCTGCCATACCAAGATGGACGTGCTTCACCTCGTCGTACGTCAGGTGCGAGCTCCGTTTCTGGTGAGTATGCATTTTGAGGAACTGAATTGGAGCACAGACGTGCAGGAAAAATaccaacgaaaataaaaaagttaCTGAACACTTTAAATTCGTTGACGCTTTCCCTCTCAAAGGCTATTGCTCGGAGGGCGCGGACCGAGATCGTTCCATGAGCGGAGACTCAACAGGTCTACGCTTCCGTGGCTCACGACGAGGCTATCAAAATCACCAAAACACGGAGCAAGAGGCCCTCTCGTGGATACCGGAGCAGGTGGGACCGGTGATAATTCACAGCGCACATCACCCGACCGAAAAGGTCATGGAGGAGCCCACAACCGAGACGCCAGGAGGCAACGTGAACCTGCAGAGCAAATCGCAGCACCAAATTCATCAGCAGCCACAGGATGATTCATATTTGGTCATTCCAAAGACGATGCCCGGCTCCAGCAGCTCCGATACTTTAACAGGTGATTAAGCAATGTTTATGGTGCATTACACGCTTCGGCCTGTGCATTTCGGTTTGAGCACCGTCCTAAGCTCCTCTTGCGCGTTGTGCTTGGTGCATCTTTCAGAAACGGCCATGAGTGGACCGTCCTCGCCGTCGAACCTCAGCAGTGTCACACTGGTGGGATCGACTGGATCCGGTGGGCAGGATAAATCGGACGACACACCGACGGAAGGAGCTTTCAAGTATGGCAAGGCTCCCACAAGCCCATTGCCAGAACGCGTTAATccaaaagcacacaaattCCCTACCCCGTTCCCAACCACAACACCTCCGACACCTACCATCTGCACTACGGACACAAGCCAAACGGAGGAACCAGGCCAGGCGCCGGAAGCGTATAGCAAACAACCgagtcagcagcagcaacaacagcatcattcgccgcaacatcaacagcaacaaattaAAACTCCTCCAACACCTCCGACCGTGACGACGACCCCTTGCTATAGTCCCCTGAACGGGCAGCCTCCGAATGGGGCCTCTCCCCAGCATCAGCAGTTGCATCAGCAGCAATCGCTCCCGCTGAAGTCGGAACAAGCCACCATCGTGCAGGGTCGGCTCGAAATCGGAGGTCCAAAAATCGTAACTCAACCTTATCTGACGACCACGACTACAACGACGGTTACgataacgacgacgacaacggccaCGTCCACCAAGAGCATTTCACCGCCTCATCTGCTGCCGATGGACCGTCGGCCAAGTGTTGGCCACAACATTGCCATTCCGCATGCAGCCCTGTGCCAACATCGGCACAGCCTGCAGCTCAACGGGGACGGCAGTCTCTTCAACAAGGTGCGTACGTTTGGCTGGCTAGGGATTAGAAGTCATTGTGCCGGTTTCATGGTTCTTGTCCTTTCCACCGGCTGACCTTTCCTGTAACATTACTATTACGACGTGACTGCATGCAGGTGGCCCTTCCGCTGATTGGGGGCCCGATTTTACAGGCGATTTCCGCATCGCTGCCCTTTTCGGTCGCGTTAAAGCAAAGTGGCTTTCGGAAATAGCTATTTATGAGCTTCGGCTAAGCTGGGAAGCCGACTAGCTTTTCTGTTGATGAACCAACGAATCTTGAATCGAAAAGTTTCTTTAATTATGCAACTTCTATAGGTCTTttgatgaacttttttttcttttttgtcataTTTTTGTGATCTTTTGCTGCGTCTGAATTTCTTCATCGTGCTCCTGCAAATGACTGCACGATAAATTCCTTAGACCGAAAAGACCGGAAGCAGTCCTCGCTTGACGACACGAAAATTCTCTGCCCCAAAGACACCGGAAAGACAACGCAAGAGCCTGTTTGGAACACCTCAGAGAGATCGAGATTCTTCCAGGTATGTACACGCCGCGGTTTGCAGGGTGATGGGCGAAGGATGGCCTACAAATAGGAAACAGTCGTTTCCAGACTACAATGGAAATGCGCCACATGTTTTTAGCTATTCTTCCGGCTTTGCTATGCTGCTTCGGTTTATTTAGCTTTCATTTAAGCGCCGTCTCATCTCGAACAGTACCAACCTCAAAAGCTCGCATCTATCCTGTTGGTATTGCATCGGAAAAATTTTCCGTCCAGTTTCtcccgttttcccgttttcccgtgCTCCCTGCTTAAGATTCCAATTGTAATTCTTGTGGTATTACCTTCAATTTGAGAATCCGAAACCGTGAATGATCAATTGTGCTGTAATTTATGAGTATCGCAAACAATACTTGCAAGCATTCCAGTAGGTTGCTTGTGTGTAGTTGGTATAGCTGTATAATCCGACGCATTGTTTCAACAGTGAGCTGTCAGCTAGCGTTTATCTATTGTCTTTGTTTGGGATTTTACTTCCAAGCTGCTTATAGTCAATACCAGCTTCCTTATTATATAGCAGTTTTATTATTCATACCATCAGCGAATAAATTAACATTGACCAGCTTAAAGACTGCATTCCATCCatgcatttattttcgtcATAAGCATTCGCCAATTACAGCGGAAAACTGAAAACAATAGCAATAAATTCGACGAGTTATCCGACAAATGCAACGGTATAATGCATTGTTTTTAGccaatatttcattttttcgcATTACTATTCCCATTATTTGTGCTCTAGAAAAGCAGATGTACTGATGATTGAAGATatattgtttttagatcaGCCGAAGCATTCTGCATAATACACAAATTCCAAACACAAATGCATCGCCCCGCAAATAGTAGTTGGATTTCCTTTTCCATACGAGCACCTTCA
This window harbors:
- the LOC128731306 gene encoding ras-specific guanine nucleotide-releasing factor 2-like, with the protein product MLSPKMQRSVRVNENQLIMLSDRAQYDHSMHGHLHKRTSDNNKWQMRWFVLYQNLLFYYESEQSSRPSGLIFLEGCYCERLVSAPSISGPPISTNTGQAPKIIKEEKLQHCFTICYRRENQRQYELRAATESECSAWIIAIREASFNKLLLQKEELEQKHVHLLQVVESEKTAKWQYTQQCEELASEIRKLRTEICVLRKETRSSYSATPVGRGSFSVPGDSQDDHGSLPGLCASVQDSIELRKIKKVQSFFRGWLCRRRWKQIVEEYIRSPHAESMRKRNHLVFSMVEAEEEYLEQLEVLVACFLRPFKMAASSKRPPCSHEDVNSIFLNSETVLFLHQIFLKGLTSRLESWPTLVLGDLFDMLLPMLSIYQEYVRNHHYSLQVLTECKSNTNFATVLKRLEAKPSCQGRSLETFLTYPMHQIPRYIITLHELLAHTPHDHVERKSLQNARQQLEDLSRQMHDEVSETENLRKNLAVERMIVEGCDILLDVNQVFVRQGSLVQVPPGRGRIRSRLASFKSERDAVRQCFLFSNHMIIATRTSGGRLHLLPDVGKIPLADATLVEDPSEVQHDDEDASVCSTSTRGSTLSVTESVNAGNRDFKIFVESKSGARHGIHLVAPTIQDKEAWISDISQCLDNIHMHSLLSPGIGGSSGASLLAGHQALRADPRLFKDDVDIRFSRTLNSCKLPQVRYATPDRLLQRLTDLRFLSIDFLNTFLLTYRVFTDGETVLNALKSVFYDPPVEPSCDCEHQTDFLELPYQDGRASPRRTSGASSVSGYCSEGADRDRSMSGDSTGLRFRGSRRGYQNHQNTEQEALSWIPEQVGPVIIHSAHHPTEKVMEEPTTETPGGNVNLQSKSQHQIHQQPQDDSYLVIPKTMPGSSSSDTLTETAMSGPSSPSNLSSVTLVGSTGSGGQDKSDDTPTEGAFKYGKAPTSPLPERVNPKAHKFPTPFPTTTPPTPTICTTDTSQTEEPGQAPEAYSKQPSQQQQQQHHSPQHQQQQIKTPPTPPTVTTTPCYSPLNGQPPNGASPQHQQLHQQQSLPLKSEQATIVQGRLEIGGPKIVTQPYLTTTTTTTVTITTTTTATSTKSISPPHLLPMDRRPSVGHNIAIPHAALCQHRHSLQLNGDGSLFNKTEKTGSSPRLTTRKFSAPKTPERQRKSLFGTPQRDRDSSSTRRFSESDDDMATSIFTTPRGSLGGVSLNTISSRASMQHDHVPHCSSKVGVVITSYRQSQRSMGPDPLWSSTSTAAAAFAIATSASSNPRDEPPEVEARNRKESVVSSPATMRVLNVLRHWVSKHFQDFEQDAALRSQTIAFLDDITCSPNLLPTEHRAASQLLRLLCRDDIDSGKQQLEILLTPPQTPSKESIETLSALEIAEQMTYLDHQIFLAIRSEEFLGQAWMKSDKKSRAEHIILMTKRFNDGSRLVCSEIVSRSNMAARVAAIEKWTAVADICRCLHNFNGVLQICAAFTNAAVYRLKKTWDKVPRTIKSTITKLQAVVCSDGRFRVMREALHRCDPPCIPYLGMYLTDLSFIEEGTPDFTPDGLLNFSKMRMIAHVIREIRHFQQTPYKIDHIPKVTSYLLDTSLLLDDDELYHKSLQIEPRSSRLSAPNTANV